From Erwinia pyri, a single genomic window includes:
- a CDS encoding tripartite tricarboxylate transporter TctB family protein, whose translation MSDRIFASIWLLLCLGGLYIGWGLHSEYSYEPVGPRPFPMIILGLMAFCAICMLLRKPDTIHWPKRGTLLRLLALMVILALYGWFFESLGFPLMTALLTFGIGMLFGARWWAAALSGVIMGVALFYAFDRLLEVTLPLGSWLS comes from the coding sequence ATGAGCGATCGTATCTTTGCCAGCATCTGGCTGCTGCTCTGTCTGGGCGGTCTTTATATCGGCTGGGGGCTTCACAGCGAGTACAGCTATGAACCTGTGGGGCCTCGCCCCTTTCCGATGATTATCCTCGGGCTGATGGCGTTCTGCGCCATCTGCATGCTGCTGCGCAAGCCCGACACTATTCACTGGCCAAAACGCGGTACGCTGCTGAGGCTACTGGCACTGATGGTGATCCTGGCGCTCTACGGCTGGTTTTTTGAGAGCCTGGGCTTCCCGCTTATGACCGCGCTGCTCACCTTTGGCATCGGCATGCTGTTTGGCGCACGCTGGTGGGCCGCCGCGCTCTCTGGCGTGATCATGGGCGTGGCGCTGTTTTACGCGTTTGACCGCCTGCTGGAAGTGACTTTACCGCTCGGCAGTTGGCTGAGCTAA
- a CDS encoding Bug family tripartite tricarboxylate transporter substrate binding protein: MKKMTRTALAAAFLALASQASFAAEAPNRTECIAPAKPGGGFDLTCKLLQVSLQETKQIESPMRVTYMPGGVGAVAYNAIVAQRPAEAGTVVAFSGGSLLNLSQGKFGRYTVDDVRWLAAVGTDYGMVAVRADSPYKDLKELMAAMKADPNKVVVGAGASIGSQDWMKTALLAREVGIDPRKMRYVAFEGGGEPVTALLGNHIQVVSGDLSEMVPHLKAGKLRVLAVMAPNRLPGQLADIPTAKEQGFNIEWPVIRGFYLGPKVTDAEYNWWSEAFKKMVATDEFKKQRDMRGLFEFNMFGQELDSYVKKQVNDYREKAKSFGLAK, translated from the coding sequence ATGAAAAAGATGACCCGCACGGCGCTTGCCGCTGCTTTCCTGGCCCTGGCCTCACAGGCCAGTTTTGCCGCTGAGGCCCCTAATCGTACCGAATGCATTGCCCCGGCAAAACCCGGTGGCGGCTTTGACCTGACCTGCAAACTGCTTCAGGTATCGCTACAGGAAACCAAACAGATTGAGTCCCCCATGCGCGTCACCTATATGCCTGGCGGCGTGGGTGCCGTGGCTTACAACGCCATCGTTGCGCAGCGTCCGGCTGAAGCAGGCACCGTGGTAGCGTTCTCAGGCGGTTCGTTACTCAATCTTTCTCAGGGGAAATTTGGCCGCTATACGGTCGATGATGTGAGGTGGCTGGCCGCCGTGGGGACGGATTACGGCATGGTAGCGGTGCGTGCAGACTCGCCGTACAAAGATTTGAAAGAGCTGATGGCCGCAATGAAGGCTGACCCGAACAAAGTGGTGGTAGGCGCCGGCGCCTCGATTGGTAGCCAGGACTGGATGAAAACCGCCCTGCTCGCCCGCGAAGTTGGCATCGATCCCCGCAAAATGCGCTATGTGGCGTTTGAAGGCGGCGGCGAACCCGTTACGGCGCTGCTGGGCAACCACATTCAGGTCGTTTCCGGCGACCTTAGTGAGATGGTGCCGCATCTGAAAGCGGGCAAGCTACGCGTACTGGCCGTGATGGCACCGAACCGACTGCCGGGCCAGCTTGCTGATATTCCTACGGCCAAAGAGCAGGGCTTCAACATTGAATGGCCGGTGATCCGTGGGTTCTATCTGGGTCCGAAAGTCACCGATGCGGAATACAACTGGTGGTCTGAAGCATTCAAAAAAATGGTCGCAACGGATGAGTTCAAAAAGCAGCGCGATATGCGCGGCCTGTTTGAATTCAACATGTTCGGTCAGGAGCTGGACAGCTACGTGAAGAAACAGGTCAACGACTACCGTGAAAAAGCCAAATCCTTTGGTCTGGCGAAATAA
- the tctD gene encoding transcriptional regulator TctD, which translates to MRLLLVEDTAGLACWLQKALTQAGFAVDWLADGLAADQVLQTEQYSLVVLDISLPRLDGLSLLGRMRKRGQNVPVLLLTARAGVADRVRGLNQGADDYLSKPFELEELEARIRALLRRSQGQSQEAQTFGELIFHDEGYFELQHKPLALTPRESSVLTTLMQRRGRPVSRQQLYEQTFTLADEASPESIELYVHRVRKKLSGSNVSIVTLRGLGYSLECQP; encoded by the coding sequence ATGCGTCTCTTACTGGTAGAAGATACGGCCGGTCTGGCTTGCTGGCTGCAAAAGGCGTTAACCCAGGCAGGGTTTGCCGTTGACTGGCTGGCGGATGGGTTGGCTGCGGATCAGGTGTTGCAAACGGAACAGTACTCGCTGGTGGTGCTGGATATTTCGCTGCCCAGGCTCGATGGCCTGTCGTTACTGGGGCGAATGCGTAAAAGAGGACAAAATGTGCCGGTGCTGCTGCTGACGGCAAGAGCTGGCGTGGCGGATCGCGTACGCGGACTGAACCAGGGAGCAGATGACTATCTCAGCAAGCCTTTCGAGCTGGAAGAGCTGGAGGCGCGCATCCGCGCATTACTGCGGCGCAGCCAGGGCCAGAGTCAGGAAGCGCAGACCTTTGGCGAGCTGATTTTCCATGATGAAGGCTATTTCGAACTTCAGCACAAACCGCTGGCGTTAACCCCGCGTGAATCCAGCGTGCTTACCACTCTGATGCAAAGGCGCGGACGTCCGGTCTCGCGTCAGCAGCTTTATGAGCAAACCTTTACCCTGGCGGATGAGGCGAGCCCGGAAAGCATCGAACTCTATGTGCACCGCGTCAGAAAGAAACTCTCCGGCAGTAATGTCTCCATCGTTACGCTGCGTGGATTGGGCTACAGCCTCGAATGCCAGCCATAA
- a CDS encoding sensor histidine kinase N-terminal domain-containing protein: protein MPAIKPVSLRRQLLLWLGLPLILLWGLSVYTHYASALQAATQAYDRSLLASARTVAERLRVKNNRLEVDVPWVVLDSFERNMNDQLFYQVISPEGKTLSGYDDIPPLPANVPRSVNYPALVHFYDATYRQQPIRVAALWQPVSEENLHGMALILVAETLTSREEFAGKLLKTVLLSQGALVLMTLLLAAGMLKKVLRPLRRLSGLMARRDPGDLTPLPAVLPWAEMQPLMLSVNRYIERLRQMMARQQRFSADASHQLRTPLTILKTQVAVALKSDRPESWKESLQAMRVTLDETIALTNRLLQLSRLRAHQTTDMPLQAVDLAALAKEACFSHFAQARAKQIDLGYEGEEGFLVRGDALLIGELCANLIDNAIKYTPPEGTVTVSVRDGTLTVEDSGKGIAAAQRQQAMLPFNRLSEMGAAGGAGLGLALVKDIADWHGTHAELHTSPALGGLLVRLAFTQWDRSPPPLPASAAEEFAGAAPEKRPAE from the coding sequence ATGCCAGCCATAAAGCCCGTTTCCCTGCGTCGGCAGCTGCTGTTATGGCTGGGACTGCCGCTGATCCTGCTGTGGGGGCTCTCCGTTTACACCCACTATGCAAGCGCCCTGCAGGCCGCCACCCAGGCTTACGATCGCTCGCTGCTGGCTTCCGCCCGCACCGTGGCGGAACGGCTTCGCGTAAAGAACAATCGTCTGGAAGTGGATGTCCCCTGGGTGGTGCTGGACAGCTTCGAGCGGAACATGAACGATCAGCTGTTTTACCAGGTCATCTCGCCGGAAGGCAAAACGCTTTCCGGTTATGACGATATCCCTCCGCTGCCTGCGAATGTGCCGCGCTCAGTGAATTATCCCGCGCTGGTACACTTCTACGATGCAACTTACCGTCAGCAGCCTATCCGGGTAGCGGCGCTCTGGCAGCCGGTGAGCGAAGAAAACCTTCACGGCATGGCGCTGATTCTGGTTGCAGAAACGCTGACTTCCCGCGAAGAGTTTGCGGGAAAACTGCTGAAAACGGTGCTGCTCAGTCAGGGGGCGCTGGTGCTGATGACGCTGCTACTGGCAGCCGGGATGCTGAAAAAAGTGCTGCGACCGTTACGCCGTTTGTCTGGCCTGATGGCGCGGCGTGACCCGGGCGATCTCACCCCTTTACCAGCGGTGCTGCCGTGGGCCGAAATGCAGCCGCTGATGCTCTCGGTGAATCGCTATATAGAGCGGCTGAGGCAAATGATGGCGCGTCAGCAACGATTCAGCGCCGATGCTTCGCATCAGTTGCGTACGCCGCTCACCATTCTGAAAACGCAGGTGGCGGTAGCGCTGAAAAGCGACCGGCCCGAAAGCTGGAAAGAGAGCTTACAAGCCATGCGCGTCACGCTGGATGAAACCATCGCGCTTACCAACCGCCTGCTGCAGCTCTCCCGCCTGCGGGCGCACCAGACCACGGATATGCCGCTGCAGGCGGTCGATCTGGCCGCTCTGGCTAAAGAGGCCTGTTTCTCACATTTCGCCCAGGCCAGAGCAAAACAGATCGATTTGGGTTATGAGGGGGAAGAGGGGTTTCTGGTGCGCGGCGATGCGCTGCTGATCGGTGAGCTTTGCGCCAATCTGATCGATAACGCTATCAAGTACACGCCGCCCGAAGGGACGGTAACCGTCAGCGTGCGCGACGGTACGCTGACGGTTGAAGACAGCGGCAAAGGGATCGCCGCCGCACAGCGCCAGCAGGCGATGCTACCCTTCAATCGCTTATCAGAGATGGGTGCCGCGGGCGGTGCCGGGCTTGGGCTGGCGCTGGTGAAAGACATTGCCGACTGGCATGGCACGCACGCCGAACTGCATACCAGTCCGGCGCTGGGAGGGTTGCTGGTCCGGCTGGCGTTTACGCAGTGGGATCGGAGTCCGCCTCCGCTGCCCGCTTCAGCCGCAGAGGAGTTCGCAGGCGCTGCGCCAGAAAAACGCCCAGCAGAGTGA
- a CDS encoding DMT family transporter has protein sequence MNFLFPLLAVLIWSINAIVSKVSAGAIDPAAISFYRWLLALVTLTPFVLPAVWRNRQQIKEVWWKLLILGLLGMVLYQSLAYYAAHSVTALFMGILNALIPLLTVLISLVVLRLAPTLGIVLGSLLSFSGLVWLVSQGNPQQLLSHGLGRGEVMMFAASTSYALYGVLTKRWAIPLPNWQSLYVQIVFGVLLLLPNFLLAQDVSLNLHNIPLVLFAGIPASIIAPFLWIQGVMRMGANTATIFMNLAPIFTAIIAVLFLHETLHSYHFIGGGITLLGVFLAQRLRTPLRLKRAAEADSDPTA, from the coding sequence ATGAATTTTCTGTTTCCCCTGCTGGCGGTGCTGATCTGGTCGATCAATGCCATTGTCAGCAAAGTGTCGGCTGGCGCAATCGATCCGGCGGCCATTTCATTCTATCGCTGGCTGTTAGCTTTAGTGACCCTGACCCCTTTCGTGCTGCCTGCCGTCTGGCGCAATCGTCAGCAAATCAAAGAGGTGTGGTGGAAACTGCTGATCCTGGGGCTGTTAGGCATGGTGCTTTATCAGAGTCTCGCCTATTACGCGGCGCACAGCGTGACCGCGCTGTTTATGGGGATCCTGAACGCGCTGATCCCGTTATTAACGGTGTTGATCAGTCTGGTTGTCCTGCGGCTGGCACCGACGCTGGGGATAGTGCTGGGCAGCCTGCTCTCGTTTAGCGGGCTGGTGTGGCTGGTGAGCCAGGGCAATCCTCAGCAACTGCTGTCGCACGGCTTAGGGAGAGGAGAAGTGATGATGTTTGCCGCCTCCACTTCTTATGCGCTCTACGGCGTACTGACCAAACGCTGGGCTATTCCATTACCCAACTGGCAAAGCCTCTATGTGCAGATTGTGTTTGGCGTATTGCTGCTGCTACCCAACTTTTTGCTGGCGCAGGACGTTTCGCTCAATCTGCATAATATTCCGCTGGTGCTGTTTGCCGGGATCCCGGCGTCGATTATCGCCCCTTTCCTGTGGATCCAGGGAGTGATGCGGATGGGAGCCAATACTGCGACCATTTTTATGAATCTGGCGCCGATTTTTACGGCAATTATCGCCGTGCTGTTTCTGCATGAGACGCTGCACAGCTATCACTTTATCGGCGGCGGCATCACTCTGCTGGGCGTTTTTCTGGCGCAGCGCCTGCGAACTCCTCTGCGGCTGAAGCGGGCAGCGGAGGCGGACTCCGATCCCACTGCGTAA
- the pdxB gene encoding 4-phosphoerythronate dehydrogenase PdxB, with translation MVKILVDENMPYALELFSRTGNVLAVPGRPVPQAELDDADGLMVRSVTKVNAELLSGKPVKFVGTATAGTDHIDEAWLEAQGIAFSAAPGCNAIAVVEYVFSSLLLLAERDGFLLKDRTVGIVGVGNVGGRLQARLEALGIRTLLCDPPRADRGDKEAFLPLSALVEEADILTFHTPLFKQGEYKTQHLADEALLMALKPGAILINACRGPVVDNAALLKVLQQRDDLSVVLDVWEPEPELSLPLLAKVDIATAHIAGYTLEGKARGTTQVFEAWTAFLGEPQQVPLETLLPAPEFGRITLHGELDQPTLKRLVHLVYDVRRDDAPLRAVAAVPGEFDRLRKNYLERREWSSLQVACDSEQAASLLAQLGFNAVFEPAS, from the coding sequence ATTGTGAAAATCCTTGTTGATGAAAATATGCCGTACGCCCTTGAGCTCTTCAGCCGCACCGGCAACGTGCTGGCTGTGCCGGGTCGTCCGGTACCGCAGGCGGAACTGGATGATGCGGATGGCCTGATGGTGCGTTCGGTCACCAAAGTGAATGCGGAACTGCTGAGCGGCAAGCCGGTGAAGTTTGTCGGCACGGCTACCGCCGGAACCGATCACATTGACGAGGCCTGGTTAGAGGCGCAGGGTATCGCTTTCTCTGCCGCGCCGGGCTGCAATGCCATTGCGGTGGTGGAATATGTCTTCTCTTCGCTGCTGCTGCTGGCAGAGCGTGACGGTTTTCTGCTGAAGGATCGCACGGTCGGTATCGTCGGCGTAGGTAACGTGGGCGGTCGTTTGCAGGCGCGCCTTGAAGCGCTGGGCATCAGAACACTGCTGTGCGACCCGCCGCGTGCCGATCGCGGTGATAAAGAGGCGTTCCTGCCGCTCTCCGCGCTGGTGGAAGAGGCCGATATCCTGACCTTCCACACGCCGCTCTTTAAGCAGGGCGAATACAAAACCCAGCACCTTGCGGATGAGGCGCTGCTGATGGCGCTGAAGCCAGGGGCAATCTTAATCAACGCCTGCCGTGGGCCGGTGGTGGATAACGCTGCGCTGCTGAAGGTGCTGCAACAGCGAGACGATCTCAGCGTGGTACTTGATGTCTGGGAGCCGGAGCCGGAGCTTTCGCTGCCGTTGCTGGCGAAGGTTGATATCGCTACCGCCCACATCGCTGGTTACACGCTGGAAGGCAAAGCGCGCGGCACCACGCAGGTGTTTGAAGCCTGGACCGCCTTCCTCGGCGAGCCTCAGCAGGTGCCGCTGGAAACGTTATTGCCCGCTCCCGAATTTGGCCGTATCACCCTTCACGGTGAGCTGGACCAGCCAACGCTGAAAAGACTGGTACATCTGGTGTATGATGTGCGCCGCGATGATGCGCCGCTGCGCGCGGTGGCGGCTGTTCCCGGCGAATTTGACCGCCTGCGCAAGAATTACCTTGAACGTCGCGAGTGGTCCTCTTTGCAGGTCGCTTGTGATTCTGAGCAGGCTGCTTCTCTGCTGGCGCAGCTCGGCTTTAATGCCGTTTTTGAGCCAGCTTCCTGA
- a CDS encoding aspartate-semialdehyde dehydrogenase translates to MSDGWNIALLGATGAVGGAVLELLAERQFPVGELYLLASERSAGETLRYEGKSILVTDASNFDWSQVQLAFFAAGREASARYADEAANSGCLVIDSSDLFSMEPDVPLVVPDVNPQVLGDYRNRNIISVADSVTSQLLCAIKPLMDQAGLSRLQVTSLIAASAHGKAAVDSLAGESARLLNGLPAEEGFFNRQLAFNMLPLLNDAEGSVLQERRLVDQVRKVLQDEGLPITVSTVQAPVFYGNAQIVHIENLRPISSDEAREVLLQAEDIALSDEDNYPTQVGDASGSHHLSLGCVRNDYGIPEMLQFWSVADNVRFGGALMAVKTAEKLVQEYMY, encoded by the coding sequence ATGTCTGACGGCTGGAACATTGCGCTACTGGGCGCGACAGGCGCAGTAGGGGGAGCTGTACTGGAACTGCTGGCTGAACGCCAGTTCCCGGTTGGTGAGTTGTATCTGCTGGCAAGCGAACGCAGCGCGGGTGAAACGCTGCGCTATGAAGGAAAATCGATTTTAGTCACCGACGCCAGCAATTTTGACTGGTCTCAGGTGCAGCTCGCCTTTTTTGCTGCGGGCCGTGAAGCCTCGGCACGTTATGCGGATGAGGCGGCCAACTCAGGCTGCCTGGTAATCGACAGCAGCGATCTCTTCTCAATGGAGCCGGACGTGCCGCTGGTGGTGCCAGACGTCAATCCGCAGGTGCTGGGTGATTACCGCAACCGCAACATTATCAGCGTGGCCGACAGCGTCACCAGTCAGCTGCTGTGCGCCATCAAGCCGCTGATGGACCAGGCTGGTTTAAGCCGCCTGCAGGTAACCAGCCTGATTGCCGCTTCTGCCCACGGCAAAGCCGCCGTGGATTCGCTGGCTGGCGAGAGCGCTCGCCTGCTGAATGGTCTGCCAGCGGAAGAGGGCTTCTTTAACCGTCAGCTCGCCTTCAACATGCTGCCTCTGCTGAACGATGCGGAAGGCAGCGTGCTGCAGGAGCGTCGTCTGGTGGATCAGGTGCGTAAGGTGCTGCAGGATGAAGGGCTGCCGATTACGGTTTCAACCGTGCAGGCCCCGGTGTTCTACGGCAATGCGCAGATTGTGCATATTGAAAACCTGCGCCCCATCTCGTCTGATGAAGCGCGGGAAGTCCTGCTGCAGGCAGAAGATATTGCCCTGTCGGACGAAGATAATTACCCGACTCAGGTTGGCGACGCTTCCGGCAGCCACCATCTGAGCCTGGGCTGCGTGCGTAACGACTACGGCATTCCGGAAATGCTGCAGTTCTGGTCCGTGGCGGATAACGTTCGCTTTGGCGGCGCGCTGATGGCGGTGAAAACGGCTGAGAAGCTGGTGCAGGAGTATATGTACTGA
- the truA gene encoding tRNA pseudouridine(38-40) synthase TruA: protein MSEAGLPEQKHKLALGIEYDGSRYYGWQRQQEVRSVQEKLEKALSKVANHPVSVFCAGRTDAGVHGTGQVVHFETTSVRKDAAWTLGVNANLPDDIAVRWVKPVADDFHARFSATARRYRYVIYNRRLRPAILHGGVTHFYHPLDVEKMQRAGQCLLGENDFTSFRAVQCQSRTPWRYMMHLNVSRFGAYVIVDIKANAFVHHMVRNIVGSLMEIGCGNQPESWMAELLAAKDRTLAAATARAEGLYLVAVDYPEQYQLPRPPMGPLFLED from the coding sequence ATGTCAGAAGCAGGCTTGCCTGAGCAGAAGCATAAGCTGGCGCTCGGCATTGAATATGATGGCAGCCGCTACTATGGCTGGCAGCGGCAGCAGGAGGTCAGGAGCGTACAGGAAAAGCTGGAAAAAGCGCTTTCCAAAGTCGCTAATCATCCGGTCAGCGTGTTTTGCGCAGGCAGAACGGATGCGGGCGTTCACGGCACCGGCCAGGTCGTGCATTTCGAAACGACCTCCGTGCGCAAGGACGCAGCCTGGACGCTGGGCGTTAACGCCAATCTGCCGGATGATATCGCTGTGCGCTGGGTCAAACCGGTTGCGGATGATTTTCATGCCCGCTTCAGCGCCACCGCCAGGCGCTACCGTTACGTTATCTATAATCGCCGTCTGCGCCCGGCGATTTTGCACGGCGGCGTGACCCATTTTTACCATCCGCTGGACGTGGAAAAAATGCAGCGGGCAGGGCAGTGCCTGCTGGGCGAGAACGACTTCACTTCGTTCCGCGCGGTGCAGTGCCAGTCCCGGACGCCGTGGCGCTATATGATGCATCTGAACGTCAGCCGTTTTGGCGCCTATGTGATTGTGGATATCAAAGCTAACGCGTTTGTGCACCATATGGTGCGTAATATTGTCGGCAGTCTGATGGAGATCGGCTGCGGTAATCAGCCCGAAAGCTGGATGGCTGAGCTGCTGGCGGCGAAAGATCGTACGCTGGCTGCGGCCACTGCCCGTGCAGAAGGGTTATACCTGGTGGCAGTCGATTATCCGGAACAGTATCAACTACCTCGTCCGCCGATGGGACCGCTGTTCCTCGAGGATTAA
- a CDS encoding DedA family protein, whose translation MELIHFVVDFILHIDVHLAELVAQYGMWVYAILFLILFCETGLVVTPFLPGDSLLFVAGALAALPTNDLNIHMMVALMSVAAIVGDAVNYTIGRLFGDKLFSNPNSKIFRRSHLEKTHQFYERHGGKMIILARFVPIVRTFAPFVAGMGKMSYRHFALYNISGGLLWVLLFSYAGYFFGNMPAVQENLKLLIVAIIVLSVLPGVIEVWRHRRAARQQKSQ comes from the coding sequence ATGGAACTGATTCATTTTGTTGTCGATTTCATCCTGCATATCGATGTTCATCTGGCGGAACTGGTGGCGCAGTATGGTATGTGGGTGTATGCCATTCTGTTCCTGATCCTGTTTTGTGAAACAGGTCTGGTGGTCACGCCTTTCCTGCCAGGGGACTCTCTGCTTTTCGTCGCTGGCGCGCTGGCAGCGTTACCCACTAACGATCTCAACATCCATATGATGGTGGCCCTGATGTCGGTAGCCGCGATTGTGGGCGATGCGGTGAACTACACGATTGGTCGGCTGTTTGGCGACAAATTGTTCAGCAACCCGAACTCAAAGATCTTCCGTCGCAGCCACCTGGAGAAAACCCATCAATTTTACGAGCGTCACGGCGGGAAAATGATTATTCTTGCGCGCTTCGTGCCGATCGTCCGGACCTTTGCGCCGTTTGTCGCCGGTATGGGAAAAATGTCCTACCGCCACTTTGCCCTTTACAACATCTCGGGCGGGTTGCTGTGGGTGCTGCTGTTCTCCTACGCAGGCTATTTCTTTGGCAATATGCCAGCCGTGCAGGAGAATCTGAAGCTGCTGATCGTGGCCATCATCGTGCTGTCGGTACTGCCGGGCGTGATTGAGGTCTGGCGCCATCGTCGCGCTGCACGTCAGCAAAAATCGCAGTAA
- the accD gene encoding acetyl-CoA carboxylase, carboxyltransferase subunit beta, with protein sequence MSWIERILNKSTITPSRKASIPEGVWTKCDSCGQVLYRAELERNLEVCPKCDHHMRMHGRDRLHSVLDEGSMVELGSELEPKDLLKFKDSKKYKDRLVAAQKETDEKDALIVMKGTLHGMPVVAAAFEFAFMGGSMGSVVGARFVRAVEQALEDNCPMICFSASGGARMQEALMSLMQMAKTSAALAKMQERGLPYISVLTDPTMGGVSASFAMLGDLNIAEPKALIGFAGPRVIEQTVREKLPPGFQRSEFLIEKGAIDMIIRRPVMRFKLASILAKMMNLPAPQEDLVKEVVEDAPQSPEA encoded by the coding sequence ATGAGCTGGATTGAACGAATTCTCAATAAGAGCACCATCACCCCCTCGCGCAAAGCCAGTATTCCGGAAGGGGTCTGGACCAAGTGCGACAGTTGCGGCCAGGTTCTGTACCGCGCCGAGCTGGAACGTAATCTTGAAGTTTGCCCGAAATGCGACCACCACATGCGTATGCATGGTCGCGACCGTCTGCACAGCGTGCTGGACGAAGGGTCGATGGTGGAACTGGGCAGCGAGCTGGAACCAAAAGATCTGCTCAAGTTCAAGGATTCCAAGAAGTATAAAGATCGTCTGGTCGCCGCTCAGAAAGAGACCGACGAAAAAGACGCGCTGATCGTGATGAAGGGAACCCTGCACGGCATGCCTGTTGTGGCCGCCGCCTTCGAGTTCGCCTTTATGGGTGGATCAATGGGGTCTGTGGTTGGCGCACGCTTTGTGCGTGCCGTTGAGCAGGCGCTGGAAGATAACTGCCCCATGATCTGCTTCTCCGCCTCGGGCGGCGCCCGTATGCAGGAAGCGCTAATGTCGCTGATGCAGATGGCGAAAACCAGCGCTGCGCTGGCAAAAATGCAGGAGCGCGGACTGCCTTATATCTCCGTGCTGACTGACCCTACCATGGGCGGCGTCTCTGCCAGCTTCGCCATGCTGGGCGATCTGAACATTGCGGAACCCAAAGCGCTGATCGGCTTTGCCGGCCCACGCGTTATTGAACAGACGGTGCGTGAAAAACTGCCGCCGGGCTTCCAGCGCAGTGAGTTTTTGATTGAGAAAGGCGCAATCGATATGATTATTCGCCGTCCGGTGATGCGCTTTAAGCTGGCAAGCATTCTGGCTAAAATGATGAATCTGCCCGCACCGCAGGAAGACCTTGTGAAAGAGGTTGTTGAGGATGCGCCGCAGAGCCCAGAGGCCTGA